Below is a genomic region from Macaca thibetana thibetana isolate TM-01 chromosome 1, ASM2454274v1, whole genome shotgun sequence.
CTCTTGGCAGACAGACCTCCCCCTCCCGCTTCCTGCCCAATGCTAGCATAATTACTTTCCATTCTTGAAGATTTAGCTGAGACAGCATTACCTCCAGTCAGccttccccatcccccagcctctggcctcTCCTAAGTGTCTTTCCCTGTGTGCTTTCGGAGCACGATGCACATTCCATGCATGCCTAATCACTGCACTGTACGGACTTCATGTTCATCCCTCCTACTAGACTGCAATGCAAGCTCCTTGGGAGTAGGaaccttttctccttcccctttgcATCCACAGTGCCGAACATAAGGTAGGCAGCCGATCAATACTGAATTGCCCTCAACAGCAGCATATGGGCCTGGTGACCattccctctccttcctgcagTGTCTCCTCACTTGTGTCTGGCTGCCCCTCCCAGTTTCCTTCTTTGGCACCTCTTCTTTTGCCCACCCTTAAATGTGGTTGTTCCCCAGGGCTCCATCCtcatccttcttttcttccaAGTCTAATGAATCAAATCCGTATTTATAGCTTTAAGTTTCCCATCAAGTGCTGACACTCAGACCTCTCTCCTGAGCGACAAACCAGATTTTCCAACTGCCTACTGGATATTTCCACTTGGAAGTGCCACTGGTTCCTCAAAATCACCATGTTAAACACAAAGctcatttttctccacaactggctccttttcctctctccctcagcTCCGTAAATGACACCATCATCTACGTAGGTGGTGAAGCCAAAAACCCAGTAGTGgattctcctctcttctctgatttttaaCTGGTCACCACTCCTATAGACGTCACTTTCTAAAAGACCCTCTTTAACGTCTCTTGCTAACAACAAGGGCAGCAGCCTTCCCAATGGGTCTCTCAGCTCAACGCTATTCATTTTTCATCAATCCTCTATGCTGCCACTAGAGCAAATTTGGTAAAATGCAGATCCCATCCCAGATTCTACCTTCAATGGCTTCCTAAGCTAGCAGCATGAAGGCTAGACTTTTGGTCTCACAAGAGTGCCCTTGGCCCTTTGAGTACGGGTCCCTCCTTTCTGAAGTACTCATGTCCCACAGGCAACCTGGGCTTTCAGACACTTCTGCCGCTGGCACTCGCCTGCAGACAGCTACCTTTTCTCTCCTCCATGCCTTTGCCCTGTGTTTCTGCCAGAAATAtcccatccccccaaaaaatattttttgcttgcTTACTGAACTCCTAGTCATCCTTCAAAATTCATCCTGAGAATCACATCAGGGAAGTGCCTGTGGACCCTGGAATCCTATGCCAGGTTTGTCTGCTGCACTGTCCTGCATAGCCTTAACTCAGCCCACGTGCTGTACATGGCTCCTGTGCGGGTCTCCCCTGCCAGACGTGAGCACTTTGAGGGCAGTGCTGTCTTGTTCATTTCATCCAACTCAGAAAGGCCCAACCAGTGTTAAATGGGCAATTCGGGACACAAGCTGGAGCTAAAATCTCATCCACCCCATTCACAGCCGAGGATCTAAGAACATCTACATTATTGTCTCCATAGTCTCATAGTTCCCTCTCTCGTTCCCACATTGTATTTTTCCCCAATTACTTTGCTGACACTGTATGACAAAAGTCATTAATGATATTCTAACCAACAAATCCAACAAACTATTTTTGGTCTTCATTTACTTGTCTCTTCCCAGCATTTGACTTTATGGGTGAACCAtctccaccttggcttcccaagtagaCTCTGAATCCTCCTTCACAGTCTCTTGTGCTGGCTTCTTGGCCTCAGTCTGCCCCTGAAATGAGGGAGCCCCTGCTCCTTCCTTGTTCTGTTCATTCTCCCTGGTGCTCTCGTTCACTCCGAGGGCTTCGGCTATGGCCAAACCGCTCAGTTTCCAACACCGTGTCTTCATCTCAGCCTACCCGTAAGTCGACAGGCACCTAAAGTACAAACTTGACCAAAACCAAAGTTGTCATCTGTCTCCAGGATCTGCCCCTTTCCCTATATTCAGGGAGTGGAACCTCTACCCACCCAGCCACCCAAGCAGAAGTCTGGAAATCTTAGTCCCTTCCTTCCATTCACTCACCACTTATACCCACTAAGTCACCCAGGCCTGTTGATTTTGCCTCCTGAACGTCTCTTCAACTGTCACTTCCTTTCCATCCCTACTGTTTCTGACTTGCTGTGGCCACTCATCCTCTCTTATCAGGGTGACCACAAGTGCCACCTAAGCGGTCTTCCTCCATTACTCTCCAACCCTATTCTATCCTTCACACCCCAGCGGCCTGAAAATACTCTCTACAACTCAAAGCGGATTTGCTCACTCTCTACTAAAATCAATGGCTTCCTCAAACTTCCAGGTGTAAAATCCTGCCTTTGCCTGCTTCTCTCAACATGTTACCCAGTGCTCTCCGTGGGCTCCCTGTTCTCCTGCAGTCCTGGAGTTTTTCAGGTGGCCGTGTCTGTGTTCCTGCTGCTTCCTGGGCTTGGAATGACCCTCCTTTGTTAGAACTCAGCTCGGGGACCCACTCCTCTATGAACCTTTCCTAAATCTGCTGCTTTAGGGCTCCCTGTTCAGACTTCTTACATAGCACTATTGCCCTTGACTAAGTCTGTGAGGCCGCTGAGCACAGGGACCATGTCTTTTTCATCTCAGAGTTCCCAGAAACTGGCATAGTGTCTGACACACAGAACTGAATAAAGGAAGCATTTATCAGTGCTTGGAGAGGTGTGGGACAACATTCTTGGGCACAAACTTCAGCCCTGGTGACCTTAATTAATACCATAAGCAGGTGGCATCACTACTGGAAGTTGGCATACCATTTTTCCCCAGGGCATCAGGGGACTGTGACACCGCATTGCTTCACTTATTTCACACAGAATAAGGCCAAGCCACAGAAGCCACTGAGAGAGGGCCTCCCAGAATCCCTGAGGTAGGAACTGAGCCCCTGGCCCTACCCTGAAGGCAAAAACACCTCACACTACAGGTAGAGCAGGAACCTTGGTAGAAGCTTACCTTGTGTCCCAGAAGCTCCTTTGGGCATGTAGGCTGAACCTGTTCGGAGCTTTCCTTCCCACAGCACTGAAACTAGAGAGTCAGAAAAGAGACTTCAGGGCCAGGAAGGAGGAGCAGCAGCTACAAGTCTGGGCACCCTGCTAAGGACTGGGGTGCCGAGGTGGCAAAGCAGCTCCGAGGCCCAGTCACTGCAACCCAGACTGCTATTTCTGGAAGGAGAGCGAAGAATCACACAATCATGCTGGCAAAACAAGAAAATGACTTCGCTAAAGCCATCTGAGTTTATGATGGGAAGTGACTCAAGGCAACCCAAACAAGGCAAGAAGCTAACTGACAGCGTTTGTGTAAATTGTTGCTTTTTAGAAAGGGGTTGGGGCTTTAGATTCCTTCTTTCAGACTGGGGGTCATTTAACCTGCTGAGGAGCTCAAGTTTTATGAGCTTCAGGAAGGACTCATTAGCTGGGAATAGTCTGGGAAAGAGGGGAGAAGTGGCTGCAGGAAATTCCAGGGTCCGAAAGACCAGATTTGAAGATTGGCCAGCAAACAGGTATCCTGCCTTAGGACAGCTGGCCCTTTAAGACAAAAGAACCTGTGTGCTGCCTCAGGTCCGGAGGGCAGCTGAGGTGAAACTGTGTAAATGTGTAAATGGTAGCCACTTTCCAGGACATAAACTGTCCTAGACGAGAACTAGGTACCTGAAAACACCTGACCCAGGAATTCACAGCTACTTCTCCATATCACAGTGTCTAAAAAATGAGAATGACTGGCCTGGCCCATCTCCTCTGCAAGCCTTCCGTGATTAACTGCATGTAGCTCTGAGCACTCCATGGACAGCACAGTCCCACTGAATGTTCCAGAAGGGAGTGTAGCTATCTCCCACGACccttcattttccaaatgagagAGTTGAGTGGGTATCAGGGAGGccaagtaacttgctcaaggtcacgaGGCTGTGAAGTGGCAGAGCGGCAGCTAGAAATTAGCTTTTCTGACTTAAAGATTACACTTGTTTCTGTTACACCACAATGCTGCCCTGACAGAGCCTGCTATTTATTTGGGCTCCTTTCTCCGTAACCTTGTTTGTGCTCTTTTGTCTCTTTGGGGCATGTGTCTTTTGGATTCATGCTGTTCTGTCCCTCTTGTGAACTCTGTGTGACAGGCATCTTTCCCTTCTAGGGTTCCACACATAATGCAAACTATGGCCCTCGAAAGGGCTAAAATAGGGGGTGTTACTTggctttactgaatttatttttatttttcatcctgGTGATTGGTGAGAACCTGGCTCAGACATAATCTTCAGAAGCTGCGATTTGAAGGAAGAAGTGAAGTTACTCACTGTTGAGTGGAAGGTGATGAGCGTCCCATTGCCTTTTCCCCTGTCTTTAAGGTAATCATTATAAGCCTCTTCATACATGGTCTGAACATGGCGGATAGCCTGAAAAAATACCAGGAAAAATGAGGGACTACTGAGTGGGAAGTTTCAAACATTCTCCTTTCATCAAGGAAAATCCCTGCTTCCACATCTTTCAAAAATACTGCCTTTctcataagaatgatacaatggactctggggacctGAGGGAAAGGGTAGGAGTGGGGTGAGGCATAAAAGACTGCACATGGGTACAgcgtacactgctcaggtgatgggtgcactgaaATCTctgaaatcaccactaaagaacttactcgtgtaaccaaacaccacctgttccccacaaaacctgttgaaataaaaaaaaaatactgcctttCCATAGGTATTTTAGGATAATTCTGCACATATGGAGAAGATTATAGTTTCTGGAGTCTCTAAGATGCTTTTGAGGATGGAAGGATAGACTAACCAGAACAATTTTCATGGACTAGAAAGATTTCTGACAGTTCCCAAGCCCAGCTGGGCATCAGCATCAACTGGGCCCCAGATTCCGGGGCTCCACCCAGGTGATTCGGATGCATAGCTAGAATCGGGACTTATACATTCCTGTTACCCCATTGGTTAAAAGCATTCAAATCTTTTTATGACATGGTTTAAAAGACATTCATCACCAAGGAAAACTTTCTACATTCAAATATCATATAAAGCTTAGAGAATGCTTTTTCTAGTATAAAAGCCTGTGATTTCAAATCCACAGAAATCTCAAAAGGTCCGAAGATCCCATTCTACTTCTGTATGTAGCTGAATTTAAACTAACCTATGAACACAGCCAGCTACTTTAGAAAAACTCAAAAAGAGGTGACACTTACTATTCTACATGTTTACTGTTTTTATAGTCTAAAATAAGTTCATAAACATAATATTAATGACACAGGAGTTAATGTGAAATACAGCAAACTTAAGTTtccattctttctccttttccattccattctcttCTACCCCACAGTGTGTTTTACCCTCCTAAAAAGGCTACTTCCTCTGTGTGTCCTCCTGATAAGCTATTCTGGACATGTAGAGTTGGGCAGCAAATATAAACTGGCTTCACTAGCCCACAGCAGGGCAGGCTCTGGTCTTTGAGAATGAAACGGCCCTGTCCAGGTCAATCCTTAAGAAGAAATGACAGTCTGACAGGGGATGAGAATCTAGATTCTTTCTCAAGTCTGTACTCTAACTCTTACCCCATTTCAAACTGGGGAAGAATCTTAAACTAGagatccttttttgtttgtttttttggttttattatagACCACTTCATAAGTCTAATGGAAGATATGAactatctctccaaaaaaatgtGAGCATGTATATATGCctgcacactcatacacacatatgctCAGTTCTGCACACCACTTCTAAGTTAAAAAGTTCTGTTTAAACTACAATAATGGAGATTATTTGGTTTCTTAATAATATTGTGGGTATCAATATTCTAACACTTTTAACCATCACAGAAAAATACTATAAGTAATTTACTTACTACCCCCTTGCCTATAAAAGCAAATACTCCAGTGGTTACTTCAGCAGCAAATATCACCAGGAGGCAGGTAAAAAACTGTAGAGGAGAGAAAATactaatttcattaatttaatacCTTCTCAAGGTATATATTTTGCACCTTAGTTTCCCTATGTAATGGCTGAGTCGCTTTCATgcggttcattcattcattcattcactcattcattcagcaattgTTTATTGGGCATCTATTCTGTACCAGGTACTGTCCTTGGTGCTGAGTATTCAGTGGTGAACAAGTTAATATCCCAATGTCTCTGCTACCACGGACCTTGGATTGGACAGGGGAATATACGATAACTGAGTAAAGAAATTAGAAAGTGAATACGGTAAGTTCAGATAGTGATGTAAAAATCCCACCACCTAGACCACCACCTGGCATctatgtgctcagtaaatacttgacAAACACAAAAGACctagaaagatataaaataaggccaggagagagagagtcacTGATGCAGCTTGGGCATGGGGAAGGGGGTGACTTGAGACTCTGTGGTCTGGAAAGTCTTCTTTGAGGAGATGGGAGTAGAGGTGAGGGTGTGTCCTTCTGGATGGATTTCTGTTCTGGTCTATGGATTTGCTCTGATCAAACTAAGTTCAGTGATAAACAAGACAGAAATGTGCTTAGcagtaggagaaagagaaagaatgaatggcAAAGAAACAAGTTAGACATTTCATGTAGCAAGAGATCAGAGGCTGTGGCCAGAGTTAAAAATCCAAAGATCACAATGAGTAATGAGATGAGAGGCTGCCTCTTAAAACTGCTGTTTCTGACTCCCTGTGGAGAAATATCAACActttctctcctcctgcccctcttCTTCCCTTCCGTTTCTCTTAGGCTACACTGGCATTGAATGTATAGCAGTTAattgaaattatttgattttttttaaacagaggttGCTTGTTAAAATAAGCCACAAGAGGGATTTTGGTTAAGTTATTGATCTCAAACATAAATGTTTTCCTCGTAGATACCAGTACTGCCCTGGCTATAGAAACCTTTTAGCTGTCTCATCcactgtgaaatatatatatacacacacacacacgcataatgtatacctatatatgtatatatacacatatatgtatacatacatatatatacacacacatacatacatatttttaagaacaaTCATAGTCACCCCTTACAATTACTAAGTACTTTTACTCCCAAAACATCTTTACATCAATGACCTCATTTCTTTTCACACTTCCCATATGAGGCAGGagcaaagataatattttttttcttttttcttttttcaagacaaggtcttgctctgttgcccaggttggagtgcagtggtacagtcatggctcactgcagcctcccaactcctgggcttacgtgatcctcccgcctcagcctcctgagtagctgggaccacaggtgtgtgccatcacacccggtagagactgggtctccctgtgttgcccaagctagtcttgaactcctgggctccagagatcctcctgcctcggcatcccaaagtgattacaggtgtgagtcatggcACCCGGCCCTAGgtaatattattcatatataaGAGATGGAGAAACCAAGACTGAGGGAGGAAAAGTGCATGCCAAGGGTTCAGAGAGTCCATGGAGGAGCTGGAGCCAGGGGCCAGAGGCACTGACTCCCTTCAGATGCAGGCGGCTCCATCACTCCCACCCCACCATTTACCCCCACGCCCCACTTACTGATCCAAGCACACATTGCGACTCCCGCATGGCTCCACAGCACCCGAAGAAACCCACGGCCATCATCAGGGCCCCGGCTCCAACCAGAACATAGAGCCCTGTGGGGAAGAGATCAGAGGAGACCATTGACAGCCAACCGAATGCCTCCATGACCAACTAGGCTTAAGACTCTGGGCACTGCAGTGCATTCTAATAGTACCACAAGGTACTATCCTTACTGCCGTGTTTAACACGGAGGAACTGAGTCCCAGAAGGTTAAGCAGTTTGCATCAGGTCATAGAGCTGGTGCTTGGCAGAGCCGGGAGAAAAATAGCCGTGAGCCGCAAAAGGCTGCCCACATCCCAACTCTGTCCTGCCTCTCCAGCGATGGAGGCAGCCATCATTCAGGTGGGGATTTCACTTACTACTTAGTCAAGCCCCAGGTACATTTctgatagagaaagaaaagagcagaagTGCTCTGGTTCTGAGAGAACTAAAGCCATGCCTTTTTGTATTTCCTTCTCTGATTCTGAGATAAGTTAGAATACAATGTGCGACCTGGCACTTGTCTTACTTGGAATCATATTAAtggtctctatttcattttttgcattttactcATATGAGTAACCTGGAAACCACGCCCATTAACAGGGAGGGTGGGGGCTGGTGCCCCACCTCCATGGGGAACCCCTGGGCCTGGCATTCAGGGTGCTTCCTGGGGCTCCTCTGGGTTGCTGATGGTGGTTTGTGGGCAGATCTGACAGTTCACAGACCTACTAGGAGCCACAGGCGAGGCTGCTCTGCTTCCTGCCCCACCCGGGCCTGGCCGCAGGGTTCTTTTCAGGGCCCTGAGGCCCTGCTGCTCTGTAGCCTTGAGGCGGGTATTTATTTCCTGCTGTTCCAGctctggcacctcctccctttcccttttctctaaaaGAATAATTTCATGAGGGAATGGATGTGGTAATGCGAGAAACGatatcatattaaaaataatagtgttGTTGGCCCCACTGCTTAAacactttattgtttttaaaaatgtctttcaccaaaggtctaatatccagaatctataaggaacttaaatcaacaagcaaaaagcaaataactccattaaaaagtgggcaaaagacataaacagacaattctccaaagaagacatgcaagcgAGCAACAAACATGAAATAATGCTCGTCATCtgtaatcatcagagaaatgcacataaaaccacaatgagataccatctcataacagtcagaatggcttttgctaaaaagtcaaaaataacggATGTTGGCAAGGCTAGGAGAAAAGGGGACACTTTATACACCACTgcgaatgtaaatcagtacagccactgtggagggCAGTTTGGAGATGATTCAAACAACTGAGTTGAACTACCactcgacccagcaatcccattgctgggtaaatacccaaaggaaaataaatcattctaccaaaagggCACATGTTCactgcagaactattcacaatagcaaaggtatggaatcaacccagatgcccatcaatggtagattggataaagaaaatgtggtacgtatacagcatggaatactatgcagccctaaaaaagaacaaaatcatgtcctttgcagcaacatgaatgcagctggtggccattatcctaagtaaactgTCACAGGAACAGAAcatcaaatactacatgttctcacttataagtaggagctaaatattgggtacagatggacataaagatgggaacgaTAGATACTGGGGACTATTAGAGGGGCAcaggggttgaaaaactaactattgggtactgtattcattacctgggtgacagattcaGTCACACCCCCAATCTCGGCATCTcccaatatacctttgtaacaaacttgCCCATGTACCCCgattctaaaatgaaagttgaaaaagaaaaaaaaaagtcattcactGTGTTGCAAAGTTTTCAAAGCTCTTTCACTTCCATCATCTTATTGGCTTCTCAAAACAACCTGGTTAGGTAAGCAAGGactgttatttctgttttacaaggactgttatttctgttttacaaatattctGTTTTACAAAAGTCCATTTGTAAAGAGACTTGTCTCTCAGTCTCTCTTGTCTGAGAGACAAGATGGCTGCAGGCAAGATGCCCTGGCAGGGCGGCAGCAACACCACCATATTCAACTCCTTCACGAATGTCTCCTGGTGGATCACCTTGCTACAGAACATGCCATTGCCTCCCATTGCTACTGTCACAATTGCTACATGATGCCGTTTGCAGATCTATCATGAAGTCACAGCCTGCAGACCAGTTGCCCCCCAAATCCTTATCCATCCTATGCTCCAGCCACCTGGGAATTCACCACGATCTGACTGTGACCTGCTCTTTTCCATTTTGTGCTTTTGCAGGTTCTTATATTAGTCTCTCATTATAGATTTCAAGTCAACAAACAAACCTTATTCATCCTCTCTAGAGAATGCCTTGCACAAGGCAGAATTCTCAGTCGGTGTGCATTGCATGAGTAGATAAGATAGAGAAAATCAAATCAGTTCCAGGCTGGCTGGCTGTCATCACCCATCTTTGCTTAGAGATACATGCTGGAAACACGTCTTAGCAAACATCCACAGAGGAACTACATAGCTGGGCTCTCCAAAGCCAAGCACAGGAGGATGGTTGCTTCACACCCTGAGAAACCCTGGAATATAGGAAAGAGGGAGGCTCCTGAGGAGGCGGGAGGCTCACTGCACAGGGGCACAGAGGTTTGAGGAGGCCAGAGTTGCTCCCCACTGTAAAGGAAAC
It encodes:
- the TSPAN2 gene encoding tetraspanin-2 isoform X2, which encodes MGRFRGGLRCIKYLLLGFNLLFWLAGSAVIAFGLWFRFGGAIKELSSEDKSPEYFYVGLYVLVGAGALMMAVGFFGCCGAMRESQCVLGSFFTCLLVIFAAEVTTGVFAFIGKGVAIRHVQTMYEEAYNDYLKDRGKGNGTLITFHSTFQCCGKESSEQVQPTCPKELLGHKIFGMIFSMVLCCAIRNSRDVI
- the TSPAN2 gene encoding tetraspanin-2 isoform X1; protein product: MGRFRGGLRCIKYLLLGFNLLFWLAGSAVIAFGLWFRFGGAIKELSSEDKSPEYFYVGLYVLVGAGALMMAVGFFGCCGAMRESQCVLGSFFTCLLVIFAAEVTTGVFAFIGKGVAIRHVQTMYEEAYNDYLKDRGKGNGTLITFHSTFQCCGKESSEQVQPTCPKELLGHKNCIDEIETIISVKLQLIGIVGIGIAGLTIFGMIFSMVLCCAIRNSRDVI